TCAACCGTGAGAACCGCAGCGGTGGCTTCAACCGCGACGACCGTGGCGGCCGCTCCTTCGAGCGTCGTGACGAGCGTGGCGGCCACCGTGGCAGCGACCGTCCCTTCAACCGCGACCGTCAGGGTGACCGCCCCGCGGGCGGCGGCTTCCGCGCCGGCGGCCACGACCGCCCGACCGGCCGCCGCGACGACCACCGCACGACCGGCACCGGAACCGGCACCGGTTCGTTCCGCCGCGACGACAAGCCGCGCTGGAAGCGCAACGGCTGACCGCCGCTGAGCTGACCAACTGACGTGGCCCCCACCCGACTCGGGTGGGGGCCACGTCGTCGTCTCGGGTGCCGTCCACCTGTTCGCGGCGAGGAGCGAGGCACCGGCACCGGGTCGTTCGGGGCGCGGGTGAAGATCAGCGGTGGCCGGCAGACCTGCAAGGGAGCTTTTCTGGCCAACTTGATGTTCCGCCCCGCGCATGTCGTGCCCCCCACGAGGGAATCGCTGGGGGCATGACAAATGACGCCACGGGCAGTGGGCTGTCGGACGAAGAACGGCTCGCCCAGCTCGGCTACACGCAGGTGCTCGCCCGCCGCATGTCGGCGTTCTCCAACTACGCGGTCTCCTTCACGATCATCTCGGTCCTGTCGGGCTGCCTGACGCTGTATCTGTTCGGCATGAACACCGGCGGTCCCGCCGTGATCACCTGGGGCTGGGTCGCGGTCGGTCTGATGACGCTGTTCGTCGGACTCGCGATGGCCGAGATCTGTTCGGCCTATCCGACCTCCGCCGGGCTGTACTTCTGGGCCCACCGGCTCGCCCCCGAGCGCAGCGCGGCGGCCTGGGCGTGGTTCACGGGCTGGTTCAACGTCCTCGGCCAGGTCGCCGTGACCGCGGGCATCGACTTCGGCGCCGCGTCGTTCCTCGGCGCCTACCTGAACCTCCAGTTCGACTTCGAGGTGACGCCGGGCCGCACGGTCCTGCTGTTCGCCGGGATCCTGATCCTGCACGGGCTGCTCAACACGTTCGGCGTGGGGATCGTCGCGCTGCTCAACAGCATCAGCGTGTGGTGGCACGTCGTCGGTGTCGCCGTCATCGTCGGCGCGCTGACCTTCGTGCCGGACCAGCACCAGTCGGCCGACTTCGTGTTCACCAAGTTCGTCAACAACACGGGCTGGGGCAGCGGGGTCTACGTCGTCCTCATCGGACTGCTCATGGCCCAGTACACGTTCACCGGGTACGACGCCTCCGCCCACATGACGGAGGAGACCCACGACGCCTCAACGGCCGGCCCGAAGGGCATCGTGCGGTCCATCTGGACCTCGTGGATCGCCGGTTTCGTCCTGCTCCTCGGCTTCACCTTCGCCATCCAGTCGTACGACAAGGAGCTGAACTCGGCGACCGGCGCGCCCCCGGCGCAGATCCTCCTCGACGCGGTCGGCGCCACGTCCGGAAAACTCCTGCTGCTCGTCGTGATCGGTGCCCAGCTCTTCTGCGGCATGGCCTCGGTGACGGCCAACAGCCGCATGATCTACGCCTTTTCGCGGGACGGAGCGCTGCCCTTCTCGAACGTCTGGCACACGGTGAACCCGCGCACGCGGACGCCCGTCGCGGCGGTCTGGCTGGCCGCGCTCGGCGCGCTCGTGCTCGGACTGCCGTACCTGATCAACTACGCGGCCTACGCGGCCGTGACGTCGATCGCGGTCATCGGCCTCTATGTCGCCTACGTCATCCCGACGTTCCTGCGGG
The window above is part of the Streptomyces sp. NBC_01428 genome. Proteins encoded here:
- a CDS encoding amino acid permease; the encoded protein is MTNDATGSGLSDEERLAQLGYTQVLARRMSAFSNYAVSFTIISVLSGCLTLYLFGMNTGGPAVITWGWVAVGLMTLFVGLAMAEICSAYPTSAGLYFWAHRLAPERSAAAWAWFTGWFNVLGQVAVTAGIDFGAASFLGAYLNLQFDFEVTPGRTVLLFAGILILHGLLNTFGVGIVALLNSISVWWHVVGVAVIVGALTFVPDQHQSADFVFTKFVNNTGWGSGVYVVLIGLLMAQYTFTGYDASAHMTEETHDASTAGPKGIVRSIWTSWIAGFVLLLGFTFAIQSYDKELNSATGAPPAQILLDAVGATSGKLLLLVVIGAQLFCGMASVTANSRMIYAFSRDGALPFSNVWHTVNPRTRTPVAAVWLAALGALVLGLPYLINYAAYAAVTSIAVIGLYVAYVIPTFLRVRKGEDFQRGPWHLGRWSRPIGVIAVGWVVVITILFMLPQVSPVTWETFNYAPVAVLVVLGFAAAWWLASARHWFLNPGHERNIAREALRKGAPEPVDP